One genomic region from Knoellia sp. p5-6-4 encodes:
- a CDS encoding ATP-binding cassette domain-containing protein, translated as MGHVDINAVSFTLPDGRPLLNEVSLRVGEGAKVALIGPNGTGKTTLGRIVAGDVAAHEGAVTRSGGLGVMRQFVGKVRDDSTVRDLLVSVAPEAVRRAAAAVDRTELRMMERDSEQDQLDYAQALVDWADAGGYDYETLWDVCTVAALGMPFEKAQWRKVTTLSGGEQKRLVLEALLRGPEEVLLLDEPDNYLDVPAKRWLEERLVESPKTVLFISHDRELLDRVATRIATLEPGAAGSTLWVHPGRFSTYHQARADRFEKLDEMRRRWDEEHAKLKALVVMYKQKAAYNSDMAARLQAARTRLRRFEEAGPPEALPLTQNVRMRLTGGRTAKRAVIAEGLELTGLMRPFDLEVWYGERVAVLGSNGSGKSHFLRLVAAGGTDPEPEHQPVGDVQPAPVAHTGRLRLGSRVRPGWFAQTHEHPALMGRTLLEVLHRGDEHRAGKPRDEAARALDRYGLARSAEQTFDSLSGGQQARFQILLLELSGATCLLLDEPTDNLDLHSAEALEDGLAAFEGTVLAVTHDRWFARGFDRFLVFGADGRVYESDEPVWDEGRVERAR; from the coding sequence GTGGGCCACGTCGACATCAACGCAGTCAGCTTCACCCTTCCCGACGGCAGGCCGCTGCTGAACGAGGTCAGCCTCCGTGTCGGCGAGGGCGCCAAGGTCGCCCTGATCGGCCCCAACGGCACCGGCAAGACCACCCTCGGCCGCATCGTGGCCGGGGACGTCGCTGCCCACGAGGGCGCCGTCACGCGCTCGGGCGGTCTCGGAGTGATGCGCCAGTTCGTCGGCAAGGTGCGCGACGACTCGACCGTGCGCGACCTGCTCGTCTCGGTGGCGCCGGAGGCGGTGCGCCGTGCAGCCGCGGCGGTCGACCGCACCGAGCTGCGCATGATGGAGCGCGACAGCGAGCAGGACCAGCTCGACTACGCACAGGCGCTGGTCGACTGGGCCGACGCCGGCGGCTACGACTACGAGACGTTGTGGGACGTGTGCACCGTGGCCGCGCTCGGTATGCCGTTCGAGAAGGCCCAGTGGCGCAAGGTCACCACCCTCTCGGGCGGGGAGCAGAAGCGGCTGGTGCTCGAGGCGCTGCTGCGCGGCCCGGAGGAGGTGCTGCTGCTCGACGAGCCGGACAACTACCTCGACGTGCCGGCCAAGCGCTGGCTCGAGGAGCGGCTGGTCGAGTCGCCGAAGACGGTGCTGTTCATCAGCCACGACCGCGAGCTGCTCGACCGGGTGGCCACCCGCATCGCGACCCTGGAGCCCGGGGCCGCCGGGTCCACGCTGTGGGTGCACCCGGGCCGGTTCTCGACCTACCACCAGGCGCGGGCCGACCGGTTCGAGAAGCTCGACGAGATGCGCCGCCGCTGGGACGAGGAGCACGCCAAGCTCAAGGCCCTCGTGGTGATGTACAAGCAGAAGGCGGCCTACAACTCCGACATGGCCGCCCGGCTGCAGGCCGCGCGGACCCGGCTGCGCCGGTTCGAGGAGGCTGGGCCGCCCGAGGCGCTGCCGCTCACGCAGAACGTGCGGATGCGTCTCACCGGCGGTCGCACCGCCAAGCGCGCCGTGATCGCCGAGGGCCTCGAGCTGACCGGCCTGATGCGGCCGTTCGACCTCGAGGTCTGGTACGGCGAGCGGGTCGCGGTGCTGGGCAGCAACGGGTCGGGGAAGTCGCACTTCCTCCGGCTCGTCGCCGCGGGCGGCACCGACCCCGAGCCGGAGCACCAGCCGGTCGGCGACGTGCAGCCGGCACCGGTCGCGCACACGGGCCGGCTGCGGCTGGGCTCGCGGGTGCGGCCTGGCTGGTTCGCGCAGACGCATGAGCACCCGGCGCTGATGGGCCGCACGCTCCTGGAGGTCCTGCACCGCGGCGACGAGCACCGGGCGGGCAAGCCCCGCGACGAGGCGGCCCGCGCCCTCGACCGCTACGGCCTGGCCAGGTCGGCCGAGCAGACGTTCGACTCGCTCTCCGGTGGACAGCAGGCGCGCTTCCAGATCCTGCTGCTGGAGCTGAGCGGGGCGACCTGCCTGCTGCTGGACGAGCCCACCGACAACCTCGACCTGCACTCCGCGGAGGCGTTGGAGGACGGCCTGGCCGCGTTCGAGGGCACGGTGCTCGCCGTGACCCACGACCGGTGGTTCGCCCGCGGCTTCGACCGGTTCCTCGTCTTCGGCGCGGACGGGCGGGTCTACGAG
- the truA gene encoding tRNA pseudouridine(38-40) synthase TruA, which produces MRVRLDLAYDGTDFSGWAAQPGRRTVEGELTGAVTTLLRAPEPVRLTVAGRTDAGVHARGQVVHADVDPAAWAAVPGRSDRTPEAAAVTRLNGILPPDVVVRRVRVAPQGFDARFSAVRRRYLYRLCDDPTSLDPLRRRDTVVVKHLLDVESMDAAARTLLGLADFAAFCKKREGATTVRTLLTYSWARLPDGTVAGTVEADAFCHSMVRALVGAVVPVGEGRRAVEWPAQVLVARRRDPSVAVMPAHGLSLEEVVYPPDDELATRAEQARAVRVLSE; this is translated from the coding sequence CTGCGGGTGCGGCTCGACCTCGCCTACGACGGCACCGACTTCTCGGGCTGGGCCGCCCAGCCCGGACGGCGCACGGTCGAGGGGGAGCTCACCGGGGCGGTGACGACCCTGCTGCGTGCGCCAGAGCCGGTGCGGCTCACCGTGGCCGGTCGCACCGACGCAGGGGTGCACGCCCGTGGGCAGGTGGTCCACGCCGACGTCGACCCGGCCGCCTGGGCTGCGGTGCCCGGTCGCTCAGACCGCACGCCCGAGGCGGCCGCGGTGACGCGGCTCAACGGCATCCTGCCGCCGGACGTGGTGGTGCGGCGGGTCAGGGTCGCACCGCAGGGATTCGACGCCCGCTTCTCCGCGGTGCGGCGGCGCTACCTCTACCGTCTGTGCGACGACCCCACCTCGCTCGACCCGCTGCGGCGGCGCGACACGGTCGTGGTCAAGCACCTGCTGGACGTGGAGTCGATGGACGCCGCGGCGCGCACCCTGCTCGGACTCGCCGACTTCGCCGCCTTCTGCAAGAAGCGGGAAGGCGCCACGACCGTGCGCACCCTGCTGACCTACTCGTGGGCGCGGCTGCCGGACGGCACGGTCGCCGGCACGGTCGAGGCCGACGCCTTCTGCCACTCCATGGTGCGCGCGCTCGTGGGCGCCGTCGTCCCGGTGGGGGAGGGCCGTCGCGCTGTCGAGTGGCCGGCGCAGGTGCTGGTGGCCCGCCGGCGCGACCCCTCGGTGGCGGTCATGCCGGCGCACGGGCTGTCGCTGGAGGAGGTCGTCTACCCGCCGGACGACGAGCTCGCCACCCGGGCCGAGCAGGCACGCGCGGTGCGGGTCCTCTCGGAGTAG
- the rplQ gene encoding 50S ribosomal protein L17, translating to MPTPTKGPRLGGGPAHERLILANLATSLFENDSITTTEAKAKRLRPLAERLVTFAKRGDLHARRRVMTVVRDKGVVHRLFTEIAPDMAERPGGYTRITKIGARKGDNAPMAVIELVREPLAKKATVKEAEAATKRAAKDAKKADKPAKDEEVVEVEVEQTETAAVEIPEGAVAANEDGSSPDEAYTVKGNMNSMKYHEPDGQWFEQTVAEVWFQSAEAAEAAGFTKAGS from the coding sequence ATGCCCACCCCCACCAAGGGTCCCCGTCTCGGCGGCGGTCCGGCTCACGAGCGGCTGATCCTGGCCAACCTGGCCACCTCGCTGTTCGAGAACGACTCGATCACCACCACCGAGGCCAAGGCCAAGCGGCTGCGCCCGCTCGCCGAGCGTCTGGTCACCTTCGCCAAGCGCGGTGACCTGCACGCCCGTCGTCGGGTCATGACCGTTGTCCGCGACAAGGGTGTCGTGCACCGTCTCTTCACCGAGATCGCGCCCGACATGGCCGAGCGTCCCGGCGGCTACACGCGCATCACCAAGATCGGTGCGCGCAAGGGCGACAACGCCCCCATGGCCGTGATCGAGCTCGTCCGCGAGCCCCTCGCCAAGAAGGCCACCGTCAAGGAGGCCGAGGCCGCCACCAAGCGCGCCGCCAAGGACGCCAAGAAGGCGGACAAGCCGGCCAAGGACGAGGAGGTCGTCGAGGTCGAGGTCGAGCAGACCGAGACTGCGGCCGTCGAGATCCCCGAGGGCGCGGTTGCCGCGAACGAGGACGGCTCGTCCCCCGACGAGGCCTACACCGTCAAGGGCAACATGAACTCGATGAAGTACCACGAGCCCGACGGCCAGTGGTTCGAGCAGACGGTTGCCGAGGTCTGGTTCCAGTCCGCCGAGGCCGCTGAGGCCGCCGGCTTCACCAAGGCCGGCTCCTGA
- a CDS encoding DNA-directed RNA polymerase subunit alpha gives MLIAQRPSLSEEVVADNRSRFVIEPLEPGFGYTLGNSLRRTLLSSIPGASVTSIRVDGVLHEFSTIPGVKEDVTEIILNIKGLVVSSEHDEPVVMYLRKQGPGVVTAADIAPPAGVEVHNPDLHIATLNGKGKVEMELTVERGRGYVSAAQNKSGDQEIGRIPVDSIYSPVLAVTYKVEATRVEQRTDFDKLIVDVETKNSMAPRDAMASAGKTLVELFGLARELNVEAEGIDMGPSPTDAALAADLALPIEDLDLTVRSYNCLKREGIHTVGELVSRSEADLLDIRNFGAKSIDEVKAKLVGMGLALKDSPPGFDPSAIADSYGDDYDETADDDQSFAEDEQL, from the coding sequence GTGCTGATTGCACAGCGTCCCTCACTCAGCGAAGAGGTCGTTGCGGACAACCGCAGCCGCTTCGTCATCGAGCCCCTCGAGCCCGGCTTCGGCTACACGCTCGGCAACTCCCTGCGCCGCACCCTGCTCTCGAGCATCCCGGGTGCGTCGGTGACCAGCATCCGCGTCGACGGCGTGCTGCACGAGTTCTCCACGATCCCCGGGGTCAAGGAGGACGTCACCGAGATCATCCTCAACATCAAGGGCCTGGTCGTCTCCTCCGAGCACGACGAGCCGGTCGTGATGTACCTGCGCAAGCAGGGCCCCGGCGTCGTCACCGCCGCCGACATCGCCCCGCCCGCGGGTGTCGAGGTGCACAACCCCGACCTGCACATCGCCACGCTGAACGGCAAGGGCAAGGTCGAGATGGAGCTGACCGTCGAGCGCGGTCGCGGCTACGTCTCCGCCGCGCAGAACAAGTCCGGCGACCAGGAGATCGGCCGCATCCCGGTGGACTCCATCTACAGCCCGGTCCTGGCCGTGACCTACAAGGTCGAGGCGACCCGTGTCGAGCAGCGCACCGACTTCGACAAGCTGATCGTCGACGTCGAGACGAAGAACTCGATGGCCCCGCGCGACGCGATGGCCTCCGCCGGCAAGACCCTGGTCGAGCTGTTCGGCCTGGCCCGCGAGCTCAACGTCGAGGCCGAGGGCATCGACATGGGCCCGTCGCCGACCGACGCGGCCCTGGCCGCCGACCTGGCGCTGCCGATCGAGGACCTCGACCTGACCGTCCGCTCGTACAACTGCCTCAAGCGCGAGGGCATCCACACCGTGGGTGAGCTCGTCAGCCGCAGCGAGGCCGACCTGCTCGACATCCGCAACTTCGGTGCGAAGTCGATCGACGAGGTCAAGGCGAAGCTGGTCGGCATGGGCCTGGCGCTCAAGGACAGCCCGCCCGGGTTCGACCCGAGCGCGATCGCTGACTCCTACGGCGACGACTACGACGAGACGGCCGACGACGACCAGTCGTTCGCCGAGGACGAGCAGCTCTGA
- the rpsD gene encoding 30S ribosomal protein S4 gives MARYTGPITKKSRRLKVDLVGGDKNFELRPFPPGQHGRRRMQEKEYLTQLQEKQKARFTYGVMEKQFRGYYEEASRRSGKTGDNLLQILESRLDNVVYRAGLARTRRAARQLVTHGHFEVNGVRVDVPSYRVEQYDIITVRKQSVETFPFELARQTYGERPVPAWMQVVPGSLQILIHQLPVREQIDTILTEQLIVELYSKS, from the coding sequence ATGGCCCGTTACACCGGACCCATCACCAAGAAGTCGCGTCGCCTCAAGGTCGACCTCGTCGGCGGCGACAAGAACTTCGAGCTCCGTCCCTTCCCGCCCGGCCAGCACGGCCGTCGCCGGATGCAGGAGAAGGAGTACCTCACCCAGCTGCAGGAGAAGCAGAAGGCTCGCTTCACCTACGGCGTCATGGAGAAGCAGTTCCGCGGTTACTACGAGGAGGCCTCGCGCCGCTCGGGCAAGACCGGTGACAACCTGCTCCAGATCCTCGAGTCCCGCCTGGACAACGTGGTCTACCGCGCCGGCCTGGCCCGCACCCGTCGTGCGGCCCGCCAGCTCGTGACCCACGGCCACTTCGAGGTCAACGGTGTGCGCGTGGACGTCCCGTCCTACCGCGTCGAGCAGTACGACATCATCACCGTCCGCAAGCAGTCGGTAGAGACCTTCCCGTTCGAGCTGGCCCGCCAGACCTACGGTGAGCGTCCCGTCCCGGCCTGGATGCAGGTCGTCCCCGGCTCGCTGCAGATCCTCATCCACCAGCTGCCCGTCCGTGAGCAGATCGACACGATCCTCACCGAGCAGCTCATCGTCGAGCTCTACTCCAAGAGCTGA
- the rpsK gene encoding 30S ribosomal protein S11 — MPPKSRTAAGAKKVRRKEKKNVAHGHAHIKSTFNNTIISITDPTGAVISWASAGQVGFKGSRKSTPFAAQMAAEAAARRAMEHGMRKVDVFVKGPGSGRETAIRSLTATGLEVGAISDVTPSPHNGVRPPKRRRV, encoded by the coding sequence ATGCCCCCCAAGAGCCGTACTGCGGCTGGCGCCAAGAAGGTGCGCCGCAAGGAGAAGAAGAACGTCGCCCACGGGCACGCTCACATCAAGAGCACGTTCAACAACACCATCATCTCGATCACGGACCCCACCGGCGCCGTGATCTCATGGGCCTCTGCCGGCCAGGTCGGCTTCAAGGGCTCGCGCAAGTCCACCCCGTTCGCCGCGCAGATGGCCGCCGAGGCTGCCGCTCGCCGCGCGATGGAGCACGGCATGCGCAAGGTCGACGTCTTCGTCAAGGGCCCGGGTTCCGGTCGTGAGACCGCCATCCGCTCCCTGACCGCCACCGGCCTCGAGGTCGGCGCGATCAGCGACGTCACGCCCTCGCCGCACAACGGTGTCCGTCCGCCCAAGCGCCGTCGCGTCTGA
- the rpsM gene encoding 30S ribosomal protein S13, which produces MARLVGVDLPREKRVEVALTYIFGVGRTTSKEALAATGVDPNTRVRDLGDEELVKLRDYLDANVKMEGDLRREIQADIRRKVEIGSYEGLRHRRGLPVRGQRTKTNARTRKGPKRTVAGKKKVGK; this is translated from the coding sequence ATGGCACGTCTTGTTGGTGTCGACCTGCCGCGCGAGAAGCGCGTCGAGGTCGCTCTCACCTACATCTTCGGGGTGGGTCGCACCACCTCCAAGGAAGCCCTCGCGGCCACGGGCGTCGACCCGAACACCCGCGTGCGCGACCTCGGGGACGAGGAGCTCGTGAAGCTCCGCGACTACCTCGACGCGAACGTCAAGATGGAGGGTGACCTCCGTCGCGAGATCCAGGCCGACATCCGCCGCAAGGTCGAGATCGGCTCCTACGAGGGGCTGCGCCACCGCCGCGGTCTCCCGGTGCGCGGCCAGCGCACCAAGACCAACGCCCGCACCCGCAAGGGCCCCAAGCGCACGGTGGCCGGCAAGAAGAAGGTTGGTAAGTAA
- the rpmJ gene encoding 50S ribosomal protein L36, whose protein sequence is MKVQPSVKKICDKCKVIRRHGRVMVICENLRHKQRQG, encoded by the coding sequence ATGAAGGTTCAGCCGAGCGTCAAGAAGATCTGCGACAAGTGCAAGGTGATCCGCCGCCACGGCCGGGTCATGGTGATCTGCGAGAACCTGCGCCACAAGCAGCGCCAGGGCTGA
- the infA gene encoding translation initiation factor IF-1 produces MAKKDGVIEIEGTIVEALPNAMFRVELTNGHKVLAHISGKMRQHYIRILPEDRVVVELSPYDLTRGRIVFRYR; encoded by the coding sequence ATGGCGAAGAAGGACGGTGTCATCGAGATCGAGGGCACGATCGTCGAGGCTCTGCCGAACGCGATGTTCCGCGTGGAGCTCACCAACGGTCACAAGGTTCTCGCTCACATCTCGGGCAAGATGCGTCAGCACTACATCCGGATCCTCCCCGAGGACCGGGTGGTCGTTGAGCTCAGCCCCTATGACCTGACCCGCGGCCGCATCGTCTTCCGCTACCGCTGA